CAATGCTTTACTAGGTAACCAGCTATCCTCCCAGAAGCAGATTGTTTTGCCATTCCCTACCTCCATTGATAAGCCTCCGATAATCTTCGCTCTCACATGTGGCTCACTGATTTGTAACTAACAGATATTCTTCTAGGGACCCCCTCTAGTAGGTATAGGCTAACCACTCAGCATCTCAGAAGGATTCATGTTATTACATGAGCAAACAAATTTCTTCCATAAGGGGCAGTCCTCCTTCAAAAATCTCCACCACTACTTAAAGAGTAAAGCTGTATTCTGATTTACTGCATCACCAACTCCCAAGCCATCTGCCTCTTTTGGAGCCATCACTAGTTGCCATTTCACTAGAGGCACCCCGTTTCTCCCATCCTCTTTACTCCACAAGAATCTTTATAGGGAGATCAACTTTTCTGCCACTGTCTTTGACATCTTGTACAAAATGAGGTAGTAAATAGGCAGACTATTAAGAACAAACTTAATAAGAACTAGCTTACCCGCCTTATTGAGCATCTTTGCTTTCCACAGACTAAGTTTTTCTTCCACCTTGTCAATCATAGATTTTCATGTCTTCACAAGCCTCGAATTTGCTCCCAGAGAAATGCCCAGGTATCTGACTGGCAATGATGCCTCCTTACAACCCAACAAATGACACATCCTCCGTGTCCATCGCCGGTCACAATTAATTGGAATAAAGCTGGACTTCTCAAAATTAATACTCAACCCAGACATCATCTCAAAGCATCACAACAACTGTTTTTAGTTCCTGATAGTCTCCTCCTGAGTAGGACAGAACAGGATAGTATCATCCGCAGACTGCAAGTGTGACAGCTCAATGTGATCCTACCCAACCAAAAGCGGAAAGATACGTCCATTCCTCACCGCCTCCCCAATCATTCTATGAAGAACATCAATGACTAACACAAACAGAAAGGGAGATAGTGGGTCCCCTTGTCGTAAACCCCTTTCCATTTTGAAGGGCTTAGGGGGGTCCCATTGATAAGAACCGACATAGATGCAGAGCACATACACTCCTTGATCAAGTCACTCCATCTAAGGCCAAATCTCATCTTGTGCAGCACAATATCGACAAAATTTCACTTAACCCTATCATAAGTCTTTTGAAAATCCAGTTTAATAATCGCTGAGCTCTTTTTTCTCGACTTCAGCCACTGCACAGTTTCACAAGCGATGAGGGCCCTTTCATGGATTTTCCTGCCCTGCACAAAAGCACTCTGAGTCTCCCCTACTAAATCTGGCATAAGTAACCTTCCTCATCCTCCAAACCAATACCTTAGATATCATCTTGTACACACAACCCACCATACTAATCGGCCGaaaatcttttatttctttGGCTCCAACGAACTTCGGTGCTAACGCCACCCAAGTGACGTTCGAGTCCCTAGGTAACATAGCTGACTGGAAAAAATCCATCACTGCTTCAGTGAACTCCCTTCCAACTTCTGCCcaacattttttaataaaattcatatTATACCCATCGTTGCCTAGTGCCTTCGTTGACTCACAATCCCACACTGCTTCATTTATTTCTTCAAAATATGGCATCAACTCTAACTCTGCTGCCTCTTCCTCACTTAACTGCTCTACCAGCCCATCCCTAAACCCTATATTAGGCGACGTCTCCTGATGGTACAAGTCCTTATAGAAATCTAGTATTGCAACCTTGATCCTGACTTGATTCCTTACTAACCTTCCATTAATCATTAAGGCATCAATCTGATTGTTCCTCCTTCGAGTTGAAGCTAAATTGTGAAAATATCGAGTGTTCTTGTCCATCTCCTTTGCATGCCTGGATCGTGACATCTGCTTCCAATGTAGCTCCTTTCTAACATACCAATGCTTATAGGAGCTCACAAGCGCCTTTATTCTTGCTTCCATGGTCCCATCATACATTTTGTTTCTCTCCATGTCATCTACTTTCTTTATCTCTTCCTCAAACTGTGTAGTCCTTATATGCATGTTTCCAAAATTTTCCCTATGCCTTCTGTCTAGCGAAACTGTCAAAGCCTTCAACTTGTCCATGAACTGTACATCACCTAAGCCCCTTCATTCATCCTTCACCATCCTCAAGAAATTCTCGTGAGTAAACCATAAATTCATACTTTAAAAAGGTCTCAAACCCCCTCTCACCCTTGTGGCATCCACAAACAGTGGACAATGGTCTGACATCCTTCTAGGCCTTCCTCTCAGCCTTGTTTTAGGAAATTCTTCTAACCACTCCAAGCTAACTAGAACCCTGTCAATGCGACTGCATGACTGGCCCCTGAACCATGTGAACGTACGATCAGTTAGTATTAGGTCCATTAATTCCATATCTTGAATCCACAATTTAAACTCTGATGCAGACACCGTCAAAGTAGTTGCTCTTTTTCACTCTTTCACTTGAGTAACCTCATTAAAGTCCCCATATAACAAAACAGTACTTGACATAACTCAGATAAAAAGCTCAATTTTTCCCACACAACAAGCTTTTCTTCCCTTGCATATCCCTCATATACTAGACAGAAAGcacaacaaaaattattttttaacagCACCTCGTCCACACATAAGCATCTAACTCATTTATAATAGTTGTTCATCTTAAACATTGTTTCATCCCACATCAATAGCAAGCCACCTGACACATCTTCCGCCCCTACAAACTCCCATCTAACTGCATCATTTCCCCAAAGTTGTACTACATCAAAATTGGTCAAATTCGCCTTCTTTGTCTCTTTCAAACCTAGCATGTTCAGTTTAAattttctcctaaatttcttTATCATACTCAATTTTCCAACCCCTACCAACCCCCTAACATTCCAAGAGCTACAAATCATTGTACCACATTTATACACacatttttcaattttttggaCTTCTTCTAGCCTTCTCCTTTTGCTTAGCTCGTTTTTTCTTCTATGCTATCGCCTCATTCTGTGCTTGAAGTATCGCCATAATGTCGCCTTCCTCATCGTACTGCATTGCTCCAGATTCCACTGTGAGCTCCCAAGCCTCTCTATTTTCTTGCATTTCCTTTTCGCATTTATTTTCTGACCTATCAGTTTCAGCTTCACTTCCACCATCACCACTAGCTTTCCCCAAATCCTCAGAACCAGCGTTAGCATTACCAAGCTCTAGCACTTCCATGGTTCCTTGTAGCTCAACTTCACCTGGACTTCGTTTGCCTTACCCTTCGATGAGCACATGTTTCCTTGGCAACCATGTTTGCAGCTTGCGTCTTCACCTTCCTTACTCAGCCTCATTCCATACTCGATTGCATCACAACACTGTTCTTCCTCATGCCTTGTAACAATGTCACCATTACAACCAAGCTTTGGATCAGGTCCCCCTCCAGCCTAGCCCATCACCTAACCTCCACTTACCCGCAGCATACTCGCCACATGCATGCTGCCAGAGTTGTTTCCCCATCCCTCTTCATCATTCAGATCATAGCCCCCCTCAACACTCTCGAATCCCCTATCCGAAACAGAGCTTGTCTTATCCAGCGACGCAGGTCTCCCCGAAGCACCCACTACAGACTTCGTCAACTGAACCGCCTCATGGCTCGCCCTCCCTCCATCACCGTCCGCCATTGTGGGAGCCTTCAATCTATAACCAACCAAGTCATAAGGAACTAGATGTTTTCTTGCCGTACAGCTCCCGCGGCAAGGCCAAACCCTCCCCGCGACGGTAGCATCTTCGCGGCCGTGAATATGGAAACGATCCTCGAAGCAGGGAACCCCACCCGCACAGCCCTTAGGTCGATCCGTATACCTCAGTAGCTCCATTGTGTTACTAACCCGCTCCACCCTCGATCCAGAATGAGAAGTAGCGTGTGGGCCTTTGTGTTGCAAGCCCAACCACACTTCCTTAGTCTTTGGTAACAAAAAAGGCTCCAACGCTAATGAGATTGTTATTGGGCTTCTTGGCACCCAAACCACTCCTAACTTTACTGGTAATATCATCTTCTGCGACCATACAATTTTTAACATAGTCCGAAGATAGCGTCCTTTCCGAATTAGCCTCCGCCCTATCAGCTGGGGATCTCGCAATCATCCTTTTTCTCCTTGGAATTAAATTCCTTAATCTTTGCTCTTGCCATTTTAGATTCCAAAAAATCGTTAGTCCACTCATTCAAGTCTTTAGAACAAATTACAACTCTACCTTTCTGCTATACTTCCTCCCTCGCCGCTGGGGCCAACAACTCCGGCTCTGCATCCCCTCCCAGTCGCTGCATGTGACTTCGACAACCACTACCGTCACTGAAATTGTCCTCGGTTCCGTAATCAGCTCCCATGATGAGACCACGATTTTCGTCGAGAACATCCTTCACCACATGACCCGCTAAGCCAGGCACCTCGCTTCCCACCTCTGTAACAAACACATCGAATCCCTTCGATCCTATCGACATGCGGACCCGTTCCTGGATGACCTCAAACCTATTCATATCAATCAGCACACGTCCAGCACGAAACAATATTGATGATTTTGTAACATCATCACAGATCACCACCTCACCCCACTGGCCACTAATCTTACGGAACGTATCTTCCGACCAAACCTGTAGCGGAACTCCGAAGCACGCAAGCCACACTATTCTCCTGCCACATCGCACATGCTCATCCCATCAACATAAGCTATAAAAGAAACGCAAGAGGCTATCCATATCAGAGGCCAGTGCCGCTTCTGCACTACGAACGCTATCAAAGATCAGCAAGGCTTTATATGGCCCCATGTCACAGACGTTGACTACGTGAGGCCAATTCGTACGAGCTGTGTCGTTCAACAGATGAAAATCGATAGCTTTTGTTGTACTCCCAATAATACTCCTCTGTAGCCAAGGCAAGTTATCCTGCGCCACTGAGACTTCTACTTCCTTTGTCCCACCGTCTCCGTGAGTACCCTTCGCATTGTCCATAGAAAACTTTCCTTCCAAGTTATCCCTGGTCTGATCAGTATTTCTCCTACAATCACCCACCTCTTCATCTGCACGCCTCTGTTGTTCTAATAACCCCATTCTGAACAAGACCTTTCCCACAATTAGCCACCCCAGCACCCGTATTGCTCCTCGGACCTCCGACAACCATCGCATTCTTCCCCGTAGAATTATCCCTCTTGTACTTAGCCTCCTCCACAAAGATCTCATTCCCTCTTAATCGCATGTGATTCATATCTGAAATTGTCTTCAAAGCCCCTCCTTTCGTCATATACCTTATGAACGCAAATAGATAAACAAATCCATTTCTTATCTTCATTGAAAGGTATATGTCATTGATTCTTCCCGTCCAAGAGAACAACTCAAATAATTCTTGTTTCAAGATATCCCCCGATAATTTGTCCACAAAAACAGTAAAAGATTCCTGTTCCAAACGGAGAAACTCTTCTCGATTCCAAACCCTTGGATCCTTACTCGGTTGCTATAACTGCCTAGACCTATCCCGCCCGGTGTTTTCCCAccccctctttctctctctccttcgcTCTCAGTCTCATTCCCTTGCCCTCATATTTTAATGAAAAGCCAAATTGTTGGGTAGAACACGTATTGGTCTCTTTTTCCACTTCTCAAAAATGTAGTTGCCACTTACCACAatatcttctctttttcttcatttATCTACAATAACTTTTTATAAACAAAGTAATCGCattagaattcagaataaacaATAATTTGTTTGTCTTTGTCCTTTAATTAGATTTATAGACTTCTATCAtgttcaaaataaataatagttattttataaataaagtaACGTATTGGAGTTTAGAAtaatcaataaatttttataaatttgacCCCTGAAAGTTTAGAGTATATATCAGTATCAAGTTTAGAATAAACAATTActttttataaacaaaataacCGTACCAGAGTTCAGAATAAACAATAGCTCTTTATTTTTGTCCTTTGCTTACATATATAGACTTCTAAGTTTAGTATTAGGTTTAGATTCAGAATAAACAATAACTTTTTATAAAC
Above is a genomic segment from Arachis stenosperma cultivar V10309 chromosome 1, arast.V10309.gnm1.PFL2, whole genome shotgun sequence containing:
- the LOC130932631 gene encoding uncharacterized protein LOC130932631: MLGLKETKKANLTNFDVVQLWGNDAVRWEFVGAEDVSGGLLLMWDETMGQSCSRIDRVLVSLEWLEEFPKTRLRGRPRRMSDHCPLFVDATRFMDKLKALTVSLDRRHRENFGNMHIRTTQFEEEIKKVDDMERNKMYDGTMEARIKALVSSYKHWYVRKELHWKQMSRSRHAKEMDKNTRYFHNLASTRRRNNQIDALMINGRLVRNQVRIKVAILDFYKDLYHQETSPNIGFRDGLVEQLSEEEAAELELMPYFEEINEAVWDCESTKALGNDGYNMNFIKKCWAEVGREFTEAVMDFFQSAMLPRDSNVTWVALAPKFVGAKEIKDFRPISMVGCVYKMISKVLVWRMRKVTYARFSRGDSECFCAGQENP